The following is a genomic window from Neodiprion lecontei isolate iyNeoLeco1 chromosome 4, iyNeoLeco1.1, whole genome shotgun sequence.
ACGGGGTAGGGCTGCGCAACTGGGACGGGGTAGGgacggtcgactcggaccgggACGGGGTGAGGGACGGGAACAGCACGCGTCACTTCCACTGGTACTGGGTGAGGTACGGGAACGGGAACCTGGACTTCACGGTTCACGGTAATGCCGGTGATGCGCTCGTTCCTGCCGATATTTGAAACGCCGATGCCGCCGATGCCGCCGATGCCGCTGATGCCGCCAATGCCCACGGAAGAGCCAATGGAACCGACGCCGTAGCCGTAGGAGCTGCCATAGCCGAGAGACGATCCCAGGCCGTTCGAGTAGCCAGAAATGCCGGGAAGACCAGAGATACCAGAATAGCCTGAAATACCGGAGTCCAGAGCACCGTAGCTACCGATACCTGAGCTCAATATTCCACGTTTCGCCGGGTTCTTCTTCGCAGCCGACTTGGCGGTGTCGGCGGCTATGGCGGAAACGGCCAACAAACAGACCTGGAACATTAGGAGGAACGTTAGTTCGATAATCTCGGTGATGCGCTAACAATAACACACACGTGGAGGGTAtaatgaaacttttcaatgAAGGGATCTCATTGACcgaatggaaaataaagagaaTAAAGTTGGACGATTTGAAGACTTGATTTTCAATCGCTGACGCTGAGGTAGAAGCTGATTACTTACTAGGAAGCACTTCATGTCGCAGATTCGAATGGTGACTGGAGTGTGCTATCCTCTGGTCAACTCACGGTTTTTATATGAAATCTGAACTCTTCAAATACTTTCACCGAAAGTCAGAACACGCCCTGACTTAACTTGCCGTGGATTCACACAAACGTACCGCCCAGTTGATTGGATCATCCGTTATAGACCTGTCGTAACGTCAGCTAACTAATTCCAATCCTAATCAATATTTATGCAGAATTGGGATAGGATTCACTTCGGTGAATCGCTTTTACGCGATATGCTCAGCGGCTGCTAAAATTAATGCTAATTTTCGAAAGGAAATTCGCTACGGTGACCCAAACTGTTGATTGAATCAGGTTAATCTTGAACTTCTGTCACACTATTTtaa
Proteins encoded in this region:
- the LOC107220240 gene encoding elastin isoform X3, whose protein sequence is MKCFLVCLLAVSAIAADTAKSAAKKNPAKRGILSSGIGSYGALDSGISGYSGISGLPGISGYSNGLGSSLGYGSSYGYGVGSIGSSVGIGGISGIGGIGGIGVSNIGRNERITGITVNREVQVPVPVPHPVPVEVTRAVPVPHPVPVRVDRPYPVPVAQPYPVEVTRTVPVRVDRPYPVPVPHPVEVRVPQPVPVPVSVPQAVPVPVSVPQPIAVPVGISSGISTGFGVGLNSGIGYSSLGSSYGLGSAALRSGYGIGSASFGSPYGIGVSSLGSSYGLGSSLGSSYGIGASSYGIGSYGSGHVHHKKW